The following proteins come from a genomic window of Halorussus halophilus:
- a CDS encoding asparagine synthase C-terminal domain-containing protein — protein MRGASVEHVASAVADGDALSGTTGFAGRLPDGRLVRDVLGRQPLFYDRDDAAAWSFDPSDLDTPESVPAGHVCPAGASDAPAEEFEQIFSLPDPALFEDDRRAVTELRDALAASLDVTASDSLAVAFSGGVDSAVVASAFDAPLYVVGFPESHDVAAARQAARLMDRELDVIELSLSDVEDAVPEVARETNRTNAMDVSIALPLFLAGKRAAEDGYDRLAVGQGADELFGGYAKVARAPEDPRVEADTVRGAAREVVGTLPAQLERDVLALRGAGVEPVAPLLDDQVVRVALRLPGELLVDSRGERKKALRLAAREFVPDPVAFREKKAVQYGSLVSRELDRLARQAGFKRRMDDHVSQYVASQVGSVDS, from the coding sequence ATTCGCGGCGCGTCGGTCGAACACGTCGCCTCGGCCGTCGCCGACGGTGACGCGCTATCTGGAACTACTGGCTTCGCTGGCCGACTGCCCGACGGCCGACTCGTCCGGGACGTACTCGGCAGGCAACCGCTCTTCTACGACCGCGACGACGCAGCAGCGTGGAGTTTCGACCCGTCGGACCTCGATACTCCCGAGTCGGTTCCGGCGGGACACGTGTGCCCGGCGGGCGCTTCGGACGCGCCCGCCGAGGAGTTCGAGCAGATTTTCTCACTCCCAGACCCCGCTCTGTTCGAAGACGACCGTCGAGCAGTCACGGAACTCCGTGACGCACTCGCGGCGAGTTTAGATGTAACAGCAAGCGACTCGCTCGCGGTCGCGTTTTCTGGCGGTGTGGATTCGGCAGTCGTCGCCAGCGCGTTCGACGCACCGCTGTACGTCGTCGGCTTCCCGGAGAGTCACGACGTTGCGGCCGCGCGGCAGGCCGCACGACTGATGGACAGAGAGTTGGACGTTATCGAACTCTCGCTGTCGGACGTGGAAGACGCAGTTCCGGAAGTCGCGCGCGAGACGAATCGAACGAACGCGATGGACGTGAGCATCGCACTCCCGCTGTTCCTTGCCGGAAAGCGCGCGGCCGAAGACGGCTACGACCGACTCGCCGTCGGACAGGGCGCAGACGAGTTGTTCGGTGGCTACGCGAAGGTCGCTCGTGCGCCAGAAGACCCCCGCGTCGAAGCGGACACGGTTCGCGGTGCGGCCCGCGAAGTCGTCGGCACGCTCCCTGCCCAACTAGAGCGCGACGTGCTGGCACTGCGCGGCGCTGGCGTCGAACCGGTCGCACCATTGCTGGACGACCAGGTAGTGCGTGTGGCGCTCCGATTGCCGGGCGAGTTGCTGGTCGATTCCCGCGGTGAGAGAAAGAAGGCACTCCGACTGGCGGCCCGCGAGTTCGTCCCCGACCCCGTGGCGTTCCGCGAGAAGAAGGCTGTCCAGTACGGGAGTCTCGTGAGTCGGGAACTCGATAGATTGGCTCGGCAGGCCGGGTTCAAGCGTCGGATGGACGACCACGTCTCGCAGTACGTGGCCTCGCAGGTGGGTTCTGTCGATTCTTAA
- the purL gene encoding phosphoribosylformylglycinamidine synthase subunit PurL, with amino-acid sequence MSLSEQDRELVVAELDREPTPAEAALFENLWSEHCAYRSSRPLLSAFDSEGEQVVVGPGDDAAVVEVADGTYITMGIESHNHPSFVDPYDGAATGVGGIVRDTLSMGAYPIALADSLYFGDFEREHSRYLLDGVVEGISDYGNSIGVPTVTGSTEFHPDYEGNPLVNVACVGLLSEDRLVTADAKEVGNKLVLVGNATGRDGLGGASFASEDLGEDAETEDRPAVQVGDPYTEKLLVEANEELLDEDLIEAARDLGAAGLGGASSEMIAKGGLGCEIRLEDVHQREPNMNALEILLAESQERMCYEVTPENVEAVEAIAEKYDLGCSVIGEVTEGNYTCTFDSEANDSEKPTEERSDSGGRETVVDVDAYFLGEGAPMNDLASENPEEQETDLPDADLREAFEAVVASPNCASKRWVYRQYDHEVQVRTATGPGDDSAVLALREAETGLAFSSGAIPHWTTAAPYDGARAVALENATNIAAKGATPLAAVDCLNGGNPEKPDVYGGFKGIVDGLADMCSELSVPVVGGNVSLYNDSPSGPIPPTPTLAMTGTKEGYDAPPAALSGDGTLLVVGDDGGAKLGGSEYLAQMGGSDQFPELPENASEVVAALAEVANLDSSLAVHDVSNGGLGVTLAEMVTEEAGATVDVSSIEVLFAETPGRAVVETTDPEAVRTAFDGVAPIAELGESDDTGVLELSVGDESLVYDAAEIGGLRETLARELD; translated from the coding sequence ATGAGTCTCTCCGAGCAAGACCGCGAACTGGTCGTCGCCGAACTCGACCGGGAACCGACCCCGGCGGAGGCGGCGCTGTTCGAAAACCTCTGGAGCGAACACTGTGCGTACCGCTCGTCTCGACCCCTGCTCTCTGCCTTCGATTCGGAGGGCGAGCAGGTCGTCGTCGGGCCGGGCGACGACGCGGCAGTCGTGGAAGTCGCGGACGGCACTTACATCACGATGGGCATCGAGAGCCACAATCACCCCTCGTTCGTGGACCCCTACGACGGCGCGGCGACAGGCGTCGGCGGCATCGTCCGCGACACGCTCTCGATGGGTGCCTACCCAATCGCCCTGGCTGACTCGCTGTACTTCGGCGACTTCGAGAGGGAGCATTCGCGCTACCTGCTAGACGGCGTCGTGGAGGGCATCTCGGACTACGGCAACTCGATTGGCGTCCCGACGGTCACGGGCAGCACGGAGTTCCACCCGGACTACGAGGGTAACCCGCTCGTCAACGTCGCGTGCGTCGGACTGCTCTCCGAAGACCGCCTCGTGACTGCCGACGCCAAGGAAGTCGGCAACAAACTCGTTCTCGTGGGCAACGCGACGGGCCGCGATGGCCTCGGCGGTGCGAGTTTCGCTAGCGAGGACTTGGGCGAAGACGCCGAAACGGAGGACCGCCCCGCCGTGCAGGTTGGGGACCCCTACACCGAGAAGTTGCTCGTCGAAGCCAACGAGGAACTGTTGGACGAGGACCTCATCGAGGCGGCCCGCGACCTCGGCGCGGCCGGACTTGGCGGCGCGTCCTCGGAGATGATAGCCAAAGGCGGTCTCGGCTGTGAGATTCGATTGGAGGACGTCCACCAGCGCGAACCCAACATGAACGCGCTCGAAATCCTGCTCGCCGAATCGCAGGAGCGCATGTGCTACGAGGTCACGCCGGAGAACGTCGAAGCAGTCGAGGCAATCGCCGAGAAGTACGACCTCGGCTGTTCGGTCATCGGCGAAGTCACTGAGGGCAACTACACTTGCACCTTCGATAGCGAGGCGAACGACTCGGAAAAGCCGACCGAGGAGAGAAGCGACTCGGGAGGTCGTGAAACTGTCGTAGACGTAGACGCCTACTTCCTTGGGGAAGGCGCGCCGATGAACGACTTAGCGTCTGAGAACCCGGAGGAACAAGAGACGGACCTGCCCGACGCCGACCTCAGGGAGGCGTTCGAAGCAGTCGTCGCCAGTCCAAACTGCGCGAGTAAGCGGTGGGTCTACCGACAGTACGACCACGAAGTGCAGGTCCGCACGGCGACTGGCCCGGGTGACGATTCGGCGGTGTTGGCGCTCAGAGAAGCTGAAACCGGACTCGCATTTTCTTCGGGCGCGATTCCGCACTGGACGACTGCCGCGCCGTACGACGGCGCTCGCGCCGTCGCACTCGAAAACGCGACGAACATCGCGGCGAAGGGCGCGACACCCCTCGCGGCAGTGGACTGCCTGAACGGCGGCAACCCCGAAAAACCCGACGTGTACGGCGGCTTCAAAGGAATCGTAGACGGTCTGGCCGACATGTGTTCGGAACTCTCGGTGCCCGTCGTCGGTGGCAACGTCTCGCTGTACAACGACTCGCCGTCGGGGCCGATTCCGCCGACGCCGACGCTGGCGATGACCGGCACGAAAGAAGGGTACGATGCGCCGCCCGCCGCGCTCTCAGGTGACGGTACCCTGCTCGTCGTCGGCGACGACGGCGGCGCGAAGTTGGGCGGTTCAGAGTATCTCGCGCAGATGGGCGGGAGCGACCAGTTCCCCGAACTCCCGGAAAACGCGAGCGAAGTCGTGGCGGCACTCGCGGAAGTCGCAAACCTCGACTCGTCGCTCGCAGTTCACGACGTGAGCAACGGTGGCCTCGGGGTCACGCTCGCCGAGATGGTCACCGAGGAGGCGGGTGCGACGGTGGACGTTTCGAGCATCGAAGTGCTCTTCGCAGAGACGCCAGGGCGCGCAGTGGTGGAGACCACCGACCCTGAAGCAGTTCGCACGGCGTTCGACGGCGTCGCCCCAATCGCGGAACTCGGCGAGAGCGACGACACTGGCGTCTTGGAACTCTCGGTCGGCGACGAGTCGCTAGTCTACGACGCGGCCGAAATCGGCGGACTTCGAGAGACGCTCGCCCGCGAGTTGGACTGA
- a CDS encoding SHOCT domain-containing protein has product MPRSPSQSLGWHDRIEQYTPDGALGRTLFGVVFGLGLGSFLFFAGIVQVTGPVSPLFLSELVGLASVPVGSALLAISLVVLWPVYLSLIGNLESVKEYEVGRSERVSSDARVRRDEDDPEEILKRRYAAGELSQHEFERRLDGVLGVDSGQGRETQVEHEIE; this is encoded by the coding sequence ATGCCTCGCTCTCCATCGCAGTCGCTCGGGTGGCACGACCGAATCGAGCAGTACACGCCGGACGGCGCGCTCGGCAGGACACTGTTCGGAGTGGTCTTCGGCCTCGGTCTCGGTTCGTTCCTGTTCTTCGCGGGTATCGTGCAGGTGACCGGCCCGGTCTCGCCGCTGTTCCTGAGCGAACTCGTCGGACTCGCCTCGGTGCCGGTCGGTTCGGCATTGCTGGCGATTTCGCTGGTTGTCCTCTGGCCGGTGTACCTCTCGTTGATTGGCAATCTTGAGTCGGTGAAAGAGTACGAAGTCGGGAGAAGTGAGCGTGTGAGTAGCGATGCGAGAGTGCGACGCGACGAAGACGACCCCGAAGAGATTCTGAAACGACGATACGCGGCCGGTGAACTCTCTCAGCACGAGTTCGAACGTAGGTTGGACGGGGTTCTGGGCGTGGATTCTGGACAGGGTCGGGAAACGCAAGTCGAACACGAAATCGAGTGA
- the gatC gene encoding Asp-tRNA(Asn)/Glu-tRNA(Gln) amidotransferase subunit GatC, which translates to MSESSPGPEEVRNIARLARVDLDDEEVERFTEQFADILDYFETLDEVPEVERDADLVNVMREDEARECLSQEDALANAPETEDGYFKGPNVS; encoded by the coding sequence ATGAGCGAATCGTCTCCCGGACCCGAGGAGGTCCGCAACATCGCCCGCCTCGCGCGCGTCGATCTCGACGACGAGGAGGTCGAGCGGTTCACCGAGCAGTTCGCGGACATCCTCGACTACTTCGAAACGCTGGACGAAGTACCAGAGGTCGAACGTGACGCCGACCTCGTGAACGTGATGCGCGAAGACGAGGCCCGCGAGTGCCTGAGCCAAGAGGACGCACTCGCCAACGCACCAGAGACCGAAGACGGCTACTTCAAAGGACCGAACGTCTCGTAA
- a CDS encoding PHP domain-containing protein has product MLSVELHAHSSLSYDGRDPIDLLLQQAEAVGLDAVAVTDHDEIDASLEAAEKAPEYGLVGLPGMEISTTAGHVLALGIEERIPAGLSFDETLDRIADAGGVAVVPHPFQKSRSGVMANITGSQLAQADAIEVYNSRLLTGRGNRKAEQFAERHDLPKTAGSDAHISEMVGQAVTRIDAEERTTEGILDAVLDGRTSVEGKRTPWRISFRQAAGGAKRRVKNRLGDML; this is encoded by the coding sequence GTGCTATCGGTCGAGTTACACGCCCACTCGTCGCTCTCCTACGACGGTCGGGACCCCATAGACCTCCTGCTCCAGCAGGCGGAGGCCGTCGGGTTGGACGCCGTCGCGGTCACCGACCACGACGAGATAGACGCCAGCCTCGAAGCCGCAGAGAAGGCCCCGGAGTACGGGCTGGTCGGACTCCCCGGCATGGAAATCAGTACGACGGCGGGTCACGTCCTCGCGCTCGGTATCGAGGAACGCATCCCCGCCGGACTGTCCTTCGACGAGACGCTCGACCGAATCGCCGATGCGGGCGGCGTCGCAGTCGTTCCCCACCCGTTCCAGAAGTCCCGCAGTGGCGTGATGGCGAACATTACCGGATCGCAACTCGCCCAGGCAGACGCCATCGAGGTGTACAACTCGCGCCTACTCACGGGCCGCGGTAACCGGAAGGCAGAACAGTTCGCCGAGCGCCACGACCTGCCGAAGACGGCGGGCAGTGACGCCCACATCAGCGAGATGGTTGGGCAAGCAGTCACGCGAATCGACGCCGAGGAGCGAACGACGGAGGGGATTCTCGACGCGGTCCTCGACGGCCGGACGAGCGTCGAAGGAAAACGCACGCCGTGGCGAATCAGCTTCCGACAGGCGGCGGGCGGTGCGAAACGCCGGGTCAAGAATCGACTCGGCGACATGCTGTGA
- a CDS encoding transcription initiation factor IIB, protein MTNTQIRNRTNERAADETEREREDEQVCPECGGNLVADDERGETVCAECGLVVDEDQIDPGPEWRAFDASEKDEKSRVGAPTTNTMHDKGLSTNIGWQDKDAYGNSLGSRQRQKMQRLRKWNERFRTRDSKERNLKQALGEIDRMASASGLPDNVRETASVIYRRALNEDLLPGRSIEGVATSALYAAARQAGTPRSLDEIANVSRVEKDEIARTYRYVVRELGLEIQPADPKSYVPRFVSDLGVSEEVERRARELLDNATEKGIHSGKSPVGLAAAAVYAGALLSNEKVTQAEVSDVSDISEVTIRNRYHELLEAEEDTVAL, encoded by the coding sequence ATGACTAACACACAAATTCGCAACCGAACGAACGAGCGAGCGGCGGACGAAACGGAGCGTGAACGGGAGGACGAGCAGGTCTGCCCCGAATGTGGCGGCAACCTCGTCGCCGACGACGAGCGCGGTGAGACCGTCTGTGCGGAGTGCGGACTAGTCGTGGACGAAGACCAAATCGACCCCGGCCCGGAGTGGCGTGCCTTCGACGCCAGTGAGAAAGACGAGAAGAGCAGGGTCGGCGCGCCCACCACCAACACGATGCACGACAAGGGTCTCTCGACCAACATCGGCTGGCAGGACAAGGACGCCTACGGCAACTCACTGGGGTCGCGCCAACGCCAGAAGATGCAGCGCCTGCGTAAGTGGAACGAGCGGTTCCGAACACGAGACAGCAAGGAGCGCAACCTCAAGCAGGCGCTCGGCGAAATCGACCGGATGGCGAGTGCGTCTGGTCTCCCCGACAACGTCCGGGAGACGGCGTCGGTCATCTATCGGCGCGCACTGAACGAGGACCTCCTACCGGGCCGCTCCATCGAAGGTGTCGCTACGAGCGCGCTCTACGCGGCCGCCCGCCAAGCGGGAACCCCGCGAAGTCTGGACGAGATAGCGAACGTCTCGCGGGTCGAGAAGGACGAAATCGCTCGCACGTATCGCTACGTCGTCCGAGAACTCGGCCTCGAAATCCAGCCCGCAGACCCCAAGAGCTACGTCCCGCGGTTCGTCTCGGACCTCGGCGTGAGCGAGGAAGTCGAACGGCGTGCCCGGGAACTCCTCGACAACGCCACCGAGAAGGGCATCCACAGCGGCAAGTCGCCGGTCGGTCTCGCCGCTGCGGCCGTCTACGCCGGTGCTCTCCTCAGCAACGAGAAAGTGACCCAAGCCGAGGTCAGCGACGTTTCGGACATCAGCGAGGTCACCATTCGCAACCGCTATCACGAACTGCTCGAAGCGGAAGAAGACACCGTCGCGCTCTAA
- a CDS encoding DUF1801 domain-containing protein, producing the protein MSASGSLTVQRVSELVMANRTIRAPYYQADHDEGVRFTDLEKGLQWGADAIPALLGLFRVERDTRDDHPDGWVGFARHWRGDTLRVDFDLFSGPEEPDSVLVVTAISGRAGEETIVDEDFGEIELTDEVPTQEEWEVRSKRYQAARRKDDTDGSTAVKAYVAALPGWKSEVATQFDEIIQREVPDVRRAVKYHQPFYGVEDGGWFASFSAFKNHVKLSFVCDAYLEPEPPSGTGPERQALDVKETDTLDEEQVASWVRQAADNPGMGW; encoded by the coding sequence ATGAGCGCATCCGGGTCACTGACCGTCCAGCGGGTCTCCGAACTCGTGATGGCGAACCGAACAATCAGAGCACCCTACTACCAAGCCGACCACGACGAGGGAGTTCGTTTCACGGACTTGGAGAAGGGACTCCAATGGGGTGCCGACGCTATTCCAGCCCTGTTGGGTCTCTTTCGAGTCGAGCGAGACACCCGTGACGACCATCCCGACGGCTGGGTAGGCTTCGCTCGTCACTGGCGAGGAGATACGTTGCGGGTGGACTTCGACCTGTTTTCTGGACCCGAAGAGCCAGACTCAGTCTTGGTCGTGACCGCGATTTCAGGCCGAGCGGGCGAGGAGACCATCGTGGACGAGGACTTCGGGGAAATCGAGTTGACCGACGAGGTTCCGACGCAGGAGGAGTGGGAAGTACGGAGCAAACGGTACCAAGCGGCACGGAGGAAGGACGACACCGATGGCTCGACGGCGGTGAAGGCGTACGTTGCGGCGTTACCGGGTTGGAAGAGTGAGGTTGCGACACAGTTCGACGAGATTATTCAACGAGAAGTGCCCGACGTGCGCCGCGCCGTGAAGTATCACCAGCCGTTCTATGGCGTCGAAGACGGAGGCTGGTTCGCGTCGTTCAGTGCGTTCAAGAACCACGTGAAACTGTCCTTCGTGTGTGACGCCTACCTCGAACCCGAACCGCCGAGCGGGACTGGACCGGAGAGACAAGCCTTGGACGTGAAAGAGACGGACACGCTGGACGAGGAGCAGGTCGCTTCCTGGGTCCGACAGGCCGCCGATAATCCCGGGATGGGCTGGTGA
- a CDS encoding NUDIX domain-containing protein: METTRHFTATTYVVESGALALHHHDRLDMWLAPGGHVDRDELPREAAEREVREETGLDVELLEPETSVVADAGRELPPAEHTMLFDIDVYPDGDVGHQHIDFIYYAEAENRAIDPEDGEKGASAWRWLTADELDAREELATEVVQLGKEAIERVESR, encoded by the coding sequence ATGGAAACCACTCGCCACTTCACCGCGACGACGTACGTCGTCGAGAGCGGCGCGCTCGCCCTGCACCACCACGACCGACTCGACATGTGGCTCGCGCCCGGTGGGCACGTAGACCGGGATGAACTCCCCCGCGAAGCCGCCGAACGTGAAGTTCGCGAAGAGACTGGTCTCGACGTAGAACTGCTCGAACCGGAGACGAGCGTAGTCGCCGACGCCGGACGAGAACTCCCGCCTGCCGAACACACGATGCTGTTCGACATCGACGTGTACCCAGACGGCGATGTCGGCCACCAGCACATCGATTTCATCTACTACGCCGAAGCCGAGAACCGAGCAATCGACCCGGAAGACGGCGAGAAAGGTGCGTCTGCGTGGAGGTGGCTCACCGCCGACGAACTGGACGCCCGCGAGGAACTGGCGACCGAAGTCGTCCAACTCGGCAAAGAGGCTATCGAACGCGTCGAGTCGCGCTGA
- a CDS encoding MFS transporter, with amino-acid sequence MSNPESGETQPGDTRTQSSVRFWGPAVIASMSMFLGVLDSSMMNVAVPSIVEDLNTTVSSLQGAIAVYSMVMAALIIPGGSLRAALDSRRLLLVTLAVYSVGTFLAGISWNFAVLFLGWSLIEGVAAALLLPITYSIVVENYAGTNRAKAFGAIGGVTAVGVAVGPMVGGTLTTYGSWRWGLLGELLVVFVIVVLALRYLESKPNDETIAFDAGGTILSILGVVGIIGGSLLAGHYGWIRPLRPFVVGGTQIQPLGLSPAIWCIGVGIVVLFAFVQWELRQERADRPVLVPPTVLQNRTFAAGISTFASESLFLAGFMFTVPVFLQSALEFSAFESGVALLPFSVTTLVLAVVSTGWRQYVAQKHIIQLGLVLIGVGMLLLTGRIGLDLTVSKLVLPMSVIGIGLGLFTGQVVDLSMSAVPESESAVSSGVINSLSQLGYAFGTAVAGSVLLSRFYGSVVASVTRLTSGTTLAADARRQLAVRLQDATETTTQAQQEAFVNGLPPATQRQITEAVQNAMLTAQKSVLVILVLFVLVTIFVSSFLPLTKFQRGDTSEPTATANDEETVSTGE; translated from the coding sequence ATGAGTAACCCGGAGTCGGGGGAAACGCAACCGGGAGACACGCGAACGCAGTCGAGCGTTCGGTTCTGGGGACCCGCAGTCATCGCGTCGATGAGCATGTTCCTCGGGGTACTCGACTCGTCGATGATGAACGTCGCCGTGCCGTCCATCGTCGAGGACTTGAACACCACGGTCAGTTCGCTGCAAGGAGCTATCGCCGTGTATTCGATGGTGATGGCCGCACTCATCATTCCCGGCGGAAGCCTCAGAGCGGCCCTCGATTCCAGGCGACTCCTCCTCGTCACGCTCGCCGTCTACAGCGTCGGGACCTTTCTGGCAGGCATCAGCTGGAACTTCGCTGTCCTCTTTCTCGGTTGGTCACTCATCGAAGGCGTCGCGGCCGCTCTCCTGTTGCCGATTACCTACTCTATCGTCGTGGAGAACTACGCTGGAACCAACCGGGCGAAAGCCTTCGGGGCCATCGGGGGCGTGACGGCCGTCGGGGTCGCCGTCGGACCGATGGTCGGTGGAACCCTCACGACCTACGGAAGCTGGCGCTGGGGCTTGCTCGGCGAACTCCTCGTCGTGTTCGTAATCGTCGTATTGGCGCTCCGGTATCTGGAATCGAAGCCGAACGACGAGACCATCGCGTTCGACGCTGGCGGGACGATACTGTCGATTCTCGGAGTCGTCGGCATCATCGGCGGGTCGTTGCTCGCCGGGCACTACGGGTGGATTCGCCCGCTTCGGCCGTTCGTCGTCGGCGGGACCCAAATTCAGCCGCTCGGCCTCTCGCCAGCGATTTGGTGCATCGGGGTCGGAATCGTAGTCCTCTTCGCGTTCGTGCAGTGGGAACTCCGACAGGAGCGTGCCGACCGACCTGTGCTAGTCCCTCCAACAGTCTTGCAGAATCGAACGTTCGCGGCGGGCATCTCGACGTTCGCCAGCGAGTCGTTGTTCCTCGCCGGGTTCATGTTCACGGTTCCAGTGTTTCTCCAGTCAGCACTGGAGTTTTCGGCGTTCGAAAGCGGTGTCGCACTACTGCCGTTCTCCGTGACCACGCTCGTATTGGCAGTGGTCTCGACCGGTTGGCGGCAGTACGTCGCTCAGAAGCACATCATCCAGTTGGGACTCGTACTCATCGGCGTCGGAATGCTACTGCTGACCGGCCGTATCGGACTCGACTTGACTGTCTCTAAACTGGTCCTGCCGATGTCGGTCATCGGCATCGGTCTCGGACTGTTCACCGGGCAAGTGGTCGATTTATCGATGTCGGCCGTGCCCGAGTCCGAATCGGCCGTCTCGTCGGGCGTCATCAACTCACTGAGTCAACTGGGCTACGCGTTCGGGACGGCAGTGGCCGGTTCTGTCCTGCTGTCGCGGTTCTACGGGAGCGTCGTCGCTAGCGTCACCCGCCTCACGAGTGGTACGACGCTCGCGGCGGACGCTCGGCGACAACTCGCCGTTCGTCTCCAAGATGCGACGGAGACGACGACCCAAGCACAACAGGAGGCGTTCGTGAACGGGCTTCCACCTGCGACCCAACGCCAGATTACCGAAGCCGTTCAGAACGCGATGTTGACGGCCCAGAAGAGCGTGCTGGTAATCCTCGTGCTGTTCGTCTTGGTGACAATCTTCGTGTCGAGTTTCCTCCCACTGACGAAATTCCAACGGGGGGATACGTCGGAACCGACAGCGACGGCTAATGATGAAGAGACGGTCTCGACTGGCGAGTGA